A stretch of Sulfurimonas autotrophica DSM 16294 DNA encodes these proteins:
- a CDS encoding TolC family protein yields MKKLLLLGIVPALLFGDDLKSLLDFAKENNNLVNASKISVAAKEKEVKSATSNYFPTLDASAFYKRDDDASPFQPGTTYGANAKIGFDIYDGGKKSYTKQQKENEHKSASFTYKDTKKSILLSITQDYYNLKSLNSSLEARIEASKAVKAQLERMQHFYEAELATSDDVDRLQSAYDSNIYAIESIKFQITAVKKGLELKVGKKISSLENSSFEKTVQETQNELDSIQALKYTKTALQNLSETIDSYYYPTIHIEETYTVYGYQDKPVLAGQPIQLLNNQNEVMATVGIRLFDFGTLKEQKEAVKLQADALNQQIIYKSKEQQMQLELALQRIHTAELNIKSSKSALKAAKSALKTITEKYNAGIVDNVVYLDALSSKTEAKATYEKSLNDLEIAYGIYYYYNNKNLEEFIK; encoded by the coding sequence ATGAAAAAACTACTTTTACTCGGTATTGTACCGGCTCTTTTATTTGGTGATGATTTAAAATCTCTTTTGGATTTTGCAAAAGAAAATAACAACCTTGTAAACGCTTCTAAAATTTCAGTTGCAGCAAAAGAAAAAGAGGTAAAAAGTGCAACAAGTAATTATTTTCCTACTTTAGATGCGAGTGCTTTTTATAAAAGAGATGATGATGCGAGTCCTTTTCAGCCTGGAACAACCTATGGAGCAAATGCAAAAATAGGCTTTGATATATATGACGGCGGGAAAAAATCATACACTAAACAACAAAAAGAGAATGAACACAAATCAGCTTCTTTTACTTATAAAGATACAAAAAAGTCTATTTTGCTCTCTATCACACAAGATTATTATAACCTGAAAAGTTTGAACTCTTCTCTTGAAGCCAGAATAGAAGCTTCAAAAGCAGTAAAAGCACAACTAGAGAGAATGCAACATTTTTATGAAGCCGAGCTGGCAACGAGCGATGATGTCGATAGACTCCAATCTGCGTATGACAGCAATATCTATGCAATAGAATCTATAAAATTTCAAATAACGGCAGTGAAAAAAGGATTGGAGCTTAAAGTCGGTAAAAAAATAAGCTCATTAGAAAATTCAAGCTTTGAAAAAACAGTGCAAGAGACTCAGAATGAACTAGACTCTATACAAGCACTCAAATATACTAAAACAGCACTGCAAAATTTAAGTGAAACAATCGACAGTTATTATTACCCGACAATACATATAGAAGAGACGTATACAGTTTATGGTTATCAGGACAAGCCGGTTTTAGCAGGGCAACCTATACAGCTTTTAAATAATCAAAACGAAGTGATGGCTACAGTCGGCATAAGACTCTTTGATTTTGGAACACTCAAAGAGCAAAAAGAGGCTGTCAAACTCCAAGCCGATGCACTGAATCAGCAGATTATTTATAAATCAAAAGAGCAGCAGATGCAGCTTGAACTGGCTCTGCAGAGGATTCATACAGCAGAGCTTAATATCAAAAGTTCAAAAAGTGCCCTTAAAGCGGCAAAAAGTGCCCTTAAAACTATTACTGAAAAATACAATGCAGGCATAGTGGACAATGTTGTTTATCTTGATGCACTTTCATCAAAAACAGAGGCAAAAGCAACGTATGAAAAATCACTCAATGATTTAGAAATAGCGTACGGAATCTATTACTACTATAACAATAAGAACTTAGAGGAATTTATAAAATGA
- a CDS encoding HlyD family secretion protein — MQVLKKYWLAVVIAVLLVIAGGMIYKKLHPQTLPSNLVEGTGRMDGDLVNLNAKYAGRLEKIFVDDGVAVTKGMVIGVLKSKEFEAQYAQLAAQLQAQQQQLDAQKIEENISQTMIPLLLKKAQAQLVSAKASQKSSEQNILIQKDVLAQAKRDFKRAQKLYKTKSIEKQKFELAKLKLDTQTNKLNVLHEQRKEVKSAVKLAKIGLTDAQASQQKLLSISANINALKDGIKALKASKAQVKAMIDEMTLRSSVNGVTVEKIANEGEVIGSGMPIATLLDPHSLYLKIFIDTIENGKIKVGDRAVIFLDAYPDQPIEAKVVRIAQKAEFTPKEVSVRSDRIQRVFAVHLKPLKVDPLLKLGIPAIGVVSLDGKGLPSSLSTIPVL, encoded by the coding sequence ATGCAAGTTTTAAAAAAATATTGGTTGGCTGTTGTCATAGCTGTTTTACTTGTGATAGCAGGCGGGATGATTTACAAAAAATTACACCCGCAAACACTTCCTTCAAATTTAGTTGAAGGAACAGGGCGTATGGATGGTGATTTGGTGAACCTCAATGCCAAATATGCAGGGAGATTAGAGAAGATTTTTGTTGATGACGGCGTGGCTGTTACAAAAGGTATGGTTATCGGTGTGCTAAAAAGCAAAGAATTTGAGGCTCAATATGCACAACTTGCAGCACAACTTCAGGCACAACAACAACAGTTGGATGCACAAAAAATAGAGGAAAATATTTCACAGACAATGATTCCACTTTTATTGAAAAAAGCACAAGCGCAACTTGTTTCTGCAAAGGCATCCCAAAAATCCTCAGAGCAAAATATTTTGATTCAAAAAGATGTGCTTGCCCAGGCAAAAAGAGATTTTAAACGCGCTCAAAAATTGTATAAAACAAAAAGTATAGAGAAACAAAAATTTGAACTTGCCAAATTAAAATTAGATACTCAAACAAACAAACTTAATGTGCTTCATGAGCAACGCAAAGAAGTAAAATCAGCCGTGAAATTAGCCAAAATTGGTTTAACCGATGCACAGGCTTCACAACAAAAACTTTTATCTATTAGTGCAAACATTAATGCTTTAAAAGATGGTATAAAAGCACTAAAAGCCTCAAAAGCACAAGTTAAAGCGATGATAGATGAGATGACGCTTCGCTCTAGTGTTAATGGGGTGACGGTAGAAAAAATTGCCAATGAAGGAGAAGTGATAGGTTCAGGTATGCCTATAGCTACGCTTTTAGACCCACACTCTTTGTATCTTAAAATATTCATCGATACAATTGAAAATGGAAAAATAAAAGTAGGTGACAGAGCGGTTATTTTTCTTGATGCCTATCCAGACCAGCCAATAGAAGCAAAAGTAGTACGAATCGCACAAAAAGCGGAGTTTACTCCAAAAGAGGTTAGTGTACGAAGTGATAGAATTCAAAGAGTATTTGCCGTACATTTAAAGCCACTCAAAGTTGACCCACTGCTGAAACTCGGTATTCCGGCTATTGGTGTTGTTTCTCTTGATGGAAAAGGTTTACCATCTTCACTTAGTACAATACCGGTATTGTAA
- a CDS encoding efflux RND transporter permease subunit gives MYKLAINRPIATLMYVFTLVIFGYMSFKSMPSALYPNVDFPIVTVKTIYPGVEADTIESQVTEKIEEAISRIGGVDSITSTSSDGVSVVMVKFFLERNIDEATNDVRDKVSAVILPKDAQTPLVSKLDIGGAPVINVFLTAKKDSLQNLMVFADEKVKPALQKINGVGAINIIGYKDREIKIFPDIYKLNKFAITVKELNDIVARENVKIGGGKLITKTKEIILKTKADALSVKQLQNIIIKNDLRLKDLATVVDSLSDAKSYSSYNGVPGVMLEVQKISGTNTIDIVNRVKATMPQLKKMAGDKYGVATLQDTTPFIIHSLEDVKFDLIYGAFLAVIIIFFFLRNFTITIVSALSIPISIFGTIALMNLMGFDLNKMTLIGLTLAIGIIIDDAIVVLENIYKKMEAGMDKFEAALYGVKEMAFAILAISAMLLAVFLPVAHMSGIVGKFFESFAMTVGFAVIISYTVAMSFMPSLSARVLHKGESKFYNITEPIFQLLDRMYAATLKFVLRFKVLTLVFVIAAFVASLSLFPKIGMDFIPKEDKAEFEIKLRAPAGISLDEMIRESKVVENLVRADKNVVFTTLSVGYNSVQEKNKALIYVKLTPKGKREKNQEEIIQSFREKLKPFSKEMFITAAAIPNIKGAGVTVPYQIVLTSDSFDDLAVARKNLMDYLGKKKGFADIDSNLDEGKPQIDINIIRENANKMGISASQIAKAVSIAFSSDLEISYFEQNGKQYKITLRLPDKDRVSIDDLKKIQLRAKNGQLVYLDGLVNFTHSKSLGSIYHYNRQRQVTIYSDLFGLDLGGAVNYTRAGIDKLLPSGVNYKFTGFAEEMEKTGKAFGAALGLSIILMFIILAILYESLIQPIIIMVALPLSIIGVMIALYLTHLHFSLFVMIGFMLLMGMVGKNAVLLVDFANEAVAKGKDANAALLEAGEKRLRPILMTTVAMIFAMLPLALSDSLGSETKAPMAIAIIGGLLSSMVLTLLVVPVIYRMINPIDRWLRKWYEKKIES, from the coding sequence ATGTATAAGTTAGCTATAAACAGACCGATTGCTACACTGATGTATGTTTTTACATTGGTGATTTTCGGATATATGAGCTTTAAGAGTATGCCCTCGGCACTTTACCCTAATGTTGACTTTCCTATAGTCACGGTAAAGACAATTTATCCGGGTGTAGAAGCTGATACCATAGAATCACAGGTCACAGAGAAAATAGAAGAGGCAATTTCACGTATAGGCGGTGTTGACAGTATAACTTCTACAAGCAGTGATGGTGTCTCTGTTGTAATGGTAAAGTTTTTTTTAGAACGCAACATAGATGAAGCTACTAATGATGTACGAGATAAAGTCTCAGCCGTAATTCTTCCTAAAGATGCCCAAACACCATTGGTAAGCAAACTCGACATCGGTGGTGCTCCTGTTATAAATGTATTTTTAACGGCAAAAAAAGACAGCTTGCAAAACCTGATGGTATTTGCCGATGAAAAGGTCAAACCGGCTTTGCAAAAAATCAACGGTGTCGGTGCTATTAACATCATCGGGTATAAAGACAGAGAGATAAAAATCTTTCCCGATATTTATAAACTCAATAAATTCGCCATTACCGTTAAAGAGTTAAATGACATAGTTGCACGCGAAAATGTCAAAATCGGCGGTGGAAAACTTATAACAAAAACCAAAGAAATTATATTAAAAACCAAAGCGGATGCCTTAAGTGTCAAGCAGTTGCAAAATATCATCATCAAAAATGATTTGCGCCTTAAAGATTTGGCAACAGTTGTAGATTCTTTGAGCGATGCAAAAAGTTATTCTTCTTACAACGGCGTACCGGGTGTTATGCTTGAAGTGCAAAAAATTTCGGGAACAAATACTATAGACATTGTAAATCGTGTAAAAGCAACTATGCCGCAGCTTAAAAAGATGGCAGGGGATAAATACGGTGTTGCAACCTTGCAAGATACGACACCTTTTATAATCCATTCGCTCGAAGATGTAAAGTTCGATTTGATTTATGGTGCATTTTTGGCAGTAATTATTATTTTCTTCTTTTTACGTAACTTTACGATTACTATTGTTTCAGCGCTTTCTATTCCTATATCTATCTTTGGTACGATCGCTTTGATGAATTTGATGGGTTTTGACTTAAATAAAATGACACTTATCGGGCTTACGCTCGCTATCGGTATTATCATTGATGATGCCATTGTTGTGCTGGAAAATATCTATAAAAAGATGGAAGCAGGAATGGATAAGTTTGAAGCGGCACTTTATGGCGTAAAAGAGATGGCATTCGCCATTTTAGCCATTTCGGCAATGCTTCTTGCCGTTTTTCTGCCTGTTGCGCATATGAGCGGGATTGTAGGAAAATTCTTTGAGAGTTTTGCCATGACGGTAGGTTTTGCCGTTATTATCTCTTATACTGTTGCTATGAGCTTTATGCCGAGTTTGAGTGCGAGAGTGCTGCACAAGGGAGAAAGCAAATTTTATAATATTACAGAGCCGATTTTTCAACTTTTAGACAGAATGTATGCGGCAACGCTGAAATTTGTTCTTCGTTTTAAAGTTTTAACCCTTGTTTTTGTAATTGCGGCATTTGTTGCCTCTCTCTCACTTTTTCCAAAAATCGGAATGGATTTCATTCCAAAAGAAGATAAGGCCGAGTTTGAGATAAAACTCAGAGCTCCGGCAGGTATCAGTTTGGATGAAATGATACGCGAGTCAAAAGTAGTTGAAAATTTAGTAAGAGCTGATAAAAATGTCGTTTTTACAACTTTGAGTGTTGGCTATAATAGTGTGCAAGAAAAAAATAAAGCACTTATTTATGTAAAACTGACACCTAAAGGCAAAAGAGAAAAAAATCAAGAAGAGATTATACAAAGTTTTAGAGAGAAGCTTAAGCCCTTCTCTAAAGAGATGTTTATAACAGCAGCAGCAATTCCAAATATTAAAGGTGCGGGTGTAACAGTACCGTATCAAATTGTTCTAACTTCGGACTCTTTTGATGATTTGGCAGTGGCGAGAAAAAATCTGATGGATTATTTGGGTAAAAAGAAAGGATTTGCTGATATTGATTCCAATCTTGATGAGGGGAAACCTCAGATTGACATTAATATAATTCGTGAAAATGCCAATAAAATGGGTATCAGCGCTTCACAAATTGCAAAGGCTGTTTCTATCGCTTTTTCTAGTGATTTGGAAATTTCTTATTTTGAACAAAATGGAAAACAGTATAAAATCACACTGCGATTACCTGATAAGGATCGTGTGAGCATAGATGATCTTAAAAAAATACAACTTAGAGCAAAAAACGGACAGTTGGTTTACTTGGACGGTCTTGTGAACTTTACGCATTCAAAATCTCTGGGTTCGATTTATCATTACAACAGACAAAGACAGGTGACTATTTATTCCGATCTGTTCGGTCTTGATTTGGGCGGCGCGGTGAATTATACACGTGCAGGAATAGATAAGCTGCTGCCATCGGGTGTGAACTATAAATTCACAGGATTTGCAGAAGAGATGGAAAAAACAGGTAAGGCTTTTGGCGCGGCACTTGGTTTGTCTATTATCTTGATGTTTATAATTTTGGCAATTTTGTATGAATCTCTTATTCAGCCGATTATCATCATGGTGGCATTGCCGCTGAGTATTATCGGGGTGATGATAGCATTGTATCTCACGCATCTGCATTTCAGTCTCTTTGTTATGATTGGCTTTATGCTGCTGATGGGTATGGTTGGTAAAAATGCCGTATTGCTTGTTGATTTTGCCAATGAAGCCGTTGCAAAAGGAAAAGATGCCAATGCAGCACTGCTTGAGGCTGGGGAGAAAAGACTTCGCCCGATTTTGATGACGACTGTTGCGATGATATTTGCGATGCTTCCATTGGCACTCAGTGATTCTTTGGGAAGTGAGACAAAAGCACCGATGGCAATTGCTATTATAGGTGGTTTATTAAGCTCGATGGTGTTAACATTGCTTGTTGTTCCGGTGATTTATAGAATGATAAATCCAATCGATAGATGGCTCAGAAAGTGGTATGAAAAAAAAATAGAGAGTTAA
- a CDS encoding ABC transporter permease encodes MKITTIKAYMLKEFMELFRTRLIVMVYLMPTMIVLLFGYGIRMDVTHARILIIDNDQSKYSQMLTSKFEHTKYFNATVLHVSEKEALRSIKQAKTDAVLIIPASFEKRLLHGQKSEIGIFVDASFPTRATTIESYIQGTVLDAANEVAQKSGLATKGLITLNQRTLFNQAMRDEDAIVPGLIGLVLLVAPAILAALLIVKEKERGTIFNFYASPLSKGEFLLAKLFPVFLLHSLNIFILFLIALYIFNVPFRGSFMLYWLSSELYILISLSIGMLISVITNRQIVAVVLTVIITIIPGFLYSGMLMPISSMVGESYIEAHSFPVMYYNHILYDTFLIGQGLSSEKIVLYLLILVGFAAVLFTAGTLLLKKEMK; translated from the coding sequence ATGAAAATAACAACTATTAAAGCCTATATGCTCAAAGAATTTATGGAACTTTTTAGAACACGTCTTATTGTGATGGTTTATTTGATGCCGACTATGATTGTATTGCTCTTTGGTTACGGTATCCGTATGGATGTAACGCATGCAAGAATTTTAATCATAGACAATGATCAAAGTAAATATTCTCAAATGCTTACGTCAAAGTTTGAACATACCAAATACTTTAACGCAACAGTATTACATGTAAGCGAAAAAGAGGCTTTGCGTTCCATAAAACAGGCAAAAACTGATGCAGTTTTAATAATTCCGGCTTCATTTGAAAAACGACTGCTGCATGGTCAAAAAAGTGAGATAGGTATTTTTGTAGATGCATCGTTTCCAACGAGAGCTACAACTATTGAGAGTTATATACAAGGAACCGTACTGGATGCAGCAAATGAGGTGGCACAAAAAAGCGGACTTGCAACAAAAGGGCTTATTACACTTAATCAGCGAACTCTTTTTAATCAGGCAATGCGTGATGAAGATGCCATAGTTCCAGGACTCATAGGACTTGTACTTTTGGTTGCTCCTGCAATATTGGCCGCACTGCTTATAGTAAAAGAGAAAGAAAGAGGAACTATTTTTAATTTTTATGCTTCACCTCTCAGTAAAGGTGAATTTCTGCTTGCTAAATTATTTCCTGTATTTTTATTGCATTCGCTCAATATTTTCATACTTTTTTTAATAGCACTCTATATTTTTAATGTTCCTTTTAGAGGAAGTTTTATGCTTTATTGGCTTAGCAGCGAGCTTTACATTCTTATTAGTCTCTCCATAGGTATGCTTATCTCTGTTATTACAAACAGGCAGATTGTAGCCGTTGTTTTGACAGTAATTATTACGATTATTCCGGGATTTTTATACTCAGGTATGCTGATGCCGATATCTTCTATGGTGGGAGAATCCTACATAGAAGCACATAGTTTTCCTGTAATGTATTACAATCATATACTTTATGATACTTTTCTTATAGGGCAGGGTCTTAGTTCTGAAAAAATTGTTCTATATCTTCTGATACTTGTCGGGTTTGCTGCTGTGTTATTTACTGCCGGCACACTACTACTGAAAAAGGAGATGAAGTAA
- a CDS encoding ATP-binding cassette domain-containing protein: MSILEVKNVTVTYKKRVGIKNASLQANSGEIIGFIGADGAGKSSLMHAIAGVIRFDGEVVYNNIAYHSPKEAEQVKPFIGLMPQGIGLVLYDTLTVGEHLQFFADIRDVKKDEKFMAYREKLLHMAGLSDFVNREAGKLSGGMMQKLSLICTLLHRPKLLILDEPTTGVDPLSRLELWEILDTIRKEEGTVILVSTAYMQEASKMDKILLFDEGEIIARGTNEELLDSIRPYVYEQSDCTENCLAFNKRTYSLEPLHVKQTEPTLEGLFFVNALQKKKLLPKIDIVKRDEELEMPQVVMQAKGITKRFGNFTANDHVDIELKRGEILGLLGANGAGKTTFIKMLLGLYSIDDGELTLLDKVIHSGLDRRELKSKIGYVSQHFALYNDMTVRENLIYFANMHRLPIDTALKRIEEYANELGFKEYMDDLPTALPLGVNQRFSIAAALLHEPLVLFLDEPTSGVDTIARAQFWEILRKLKEQWNISILITTHYMSEAEYCDRVVLLKQGKKIADDTIENLYQSHPDANTFEDIFLSYYKDIS, encoded by the coding sequence ATGTCTATTCTTGAAGTAAAAAATGTAACAGTAACTTATAAAAAAAGAGTAGGTATAAAAAATGCCTCTTTGCAAGCTAACAGTGGAGAGATTATTGGTTTTATCGGTGCAGACGGAGCAGGAAAAAGCTCATTGATGCATGCTATAGCAGGTGTGATTCGCTTCGATGGTGAAGTTGTTTACAACAATATAGCTTATCATTCACCAAAAGAAGCAGAGCAGGTAAAACCTTTTATAGGACTGATGCCTCAAGGAATAGGACTTGTACTTTATGATACGTTAACGGTAGGCGAGCATTTGCAATTTTTTGCCGATATTCGTGATGTAAAAAAAGACGAAAAGTTTATGGCTTACAGAGAAAAGTTACTTCATATGGCAGGTTTGAGTGATTTTGTTAATAGAGAAGCAGGAAAGCTTAGCGGCGGAATGATGCAAAAACTTTCACTGATTTGTACACTTTTACATCGTCCAAAACTGCTCATTTTGGATGAGCCGACAACGGGGGTAGATCCTTTAAGCCGTTTAGAGTTATGGGAAATTTTAGACACTATACGAAAAGAGGAAGGTACCGTCATTTTGGTAAGTACCGCTTATATGCAAGAAGCCTCCAAGATGGATAAAATTCTTCTGTTTGATGAAGGGGAAATTATTGCGCGGGGAACAAATGAAGAGCTTCTAGACTCTATACGTCCTTATGTATATGAGCAGAGTGATTGTACAGAAAACTGTCTTGCATTTAACAAACGTACCTACTCGCTGGAGCCTTTACATGTAAAGCAGACAGAACCTACACTCGAAGGACTCTTTTTTGTCAATGCCCTGCAAAAGAAAAAACTTTTGCCTAAAATTGATATAGTCAAAAGAGATGAAGAACTTGAAATGCCCCAAGTTGTGATGCAGGCAAAGGGTATCACAAAAAGATTTGGCAATTTTACAGCGAATGACCATGTAGATATAGAACTCAAACGGGGTGAAATTTTAGGGCTTTTAGGGGCAAACGGGGCAGGAAAAACTACTTTTATTAAAATGCTGCTGGGATTATATTCCATAGATGACGGTGAACTGACGCTGCTTGACAAAGTTATCCATAGTGGACTTGACCGTAGAGAACTCAAATCTAAAATCGGTTATGTAAGCCAACATTTTGCCTTATACAACGATATGACCGTACGGGAAAATCTTATTTATTTTGCCAATATGCACAGGTTGCCTATTGATACAGCATTAAAAAGAATTGAAGAGTATGCAAATGAACTTGGCTTTAAAGAGTATATGGATGATTTACCGACGGCTTTGCCACTGGGAGTAAATCAGCGTTTTTCCATTGCAGCGGCACTGCTGCATGAACCGCTTGTGCTCTTTTTGGATGAGCCGACAAGCGGGGTCGATACTATTGCAAGAGCACAGTTTTGGGAGATACTCAGAAAACTCAAAGAGCAGTGGAATATTTCCATACTTATTACGACGCACTATATGAGTGAGGCGGAATACTGTGACAGAGTTGTACTGCTCAAACAAGGGAAAAAAATTGCAGATGACACCATAGAGAATCTTTACCAGTCCCATCCGGACGCAAATACTTTTGAAGATATTTTCTTGAGCTATTACAAGGATATTTCATGA
- a CDS encoding efflux RND transporter periplasmic adaptor subunit translates to MKKIFLTLLTLVSLSHAENIYATFNVAAQKSANLAFTASGIVQKVHVDIGSVVKENQILASLDNADIKAMLQKTKIVLKFASRELERQKKIKNLIDASKYDKVLSNYENAKASVAYQQALYEKTILKAPFEGIIYDKEIEIGDAVSGMMLKTVFKIQSLHARKLILEFDQKYHHIVKVGQTFEYKVDGDDKTYTGVISKVYPYANFDNRKIKAEVKAKDFTVGLFGDGYILVDGK, encoded by the coding sequence ATGAAAAAAATATTTTTAACTTTACTTACACTGGTAAGTTTGTCGCATGCTGAGAATATCTATGCAACGTTTAATGTGGCAGCACAAAAGAGTGCCAATCTTGCTTTTACTGCGAGTGGTATAGTGCAAAAGGTACATGTAGACATTGGTTCTGTGGTAAAAGAAAATCAAATATTGGCATCACTCGATAATGCTGATATAAAAGCAATGCTTCAAAAAACGAAAATAGTCCTAAAATTTGCTTCAAGAGAACTAGAAAGACAGAAAAAAATCAAAAATCTTATAGATGCAAGTAAGTATGACAAAGTCCTGAGTAACTATGAAAATGCAAAAGCATCTGTGGCGTATCAGCAGGCTTTGTATGAAAAGACGATTTTAAAAGCACCATTTGAGGGAATCATTTATGATAAAGAAATAGAGATCGGTGATGCGGTCAGCGGTATGATGCTTAAAACTGTTTTTAAAATTCAAAGTCTGCATGCAAGAAAGCTCATTTTGGAGTTTGATCAGAAATATCATCATATTGTAAAAGTCGGACAAACTTTTGAGTACAAAGTAGACGGTGATGATAAAACATATACAGGTGTTATTTCAAAAGTCTATCCGTATGCAAATTTTGACAACAGAAAAATAAAAGCAGAAGTAAAAGCAAAAGATTTTACCGTCGGGCTTTTTGGTGACGGTTATATATTAGTTGATGGAAAATAA
- a CDS encoding TetR/AcrR family transcriptional regulator, translating into MAIIVDKEQKKKDIAIGTKELILNDGINNITISQIAKAANIGKGTVYEYFKNKDEIVFELVEILMQEHNKRKEAKLALHVTTREKVKSFFSFFYTDEDEELREIYKQFTAIALSSSNDDMVSFQTECYILYEKWMESIIQEGIANNELKPEAKELIMGIFAFAQGAFIMSVTTSAIANLEQKINNQIDILFDLMEK; encoded by the coding sequence TTGGCAATTATAGTTGACAAAGAACAGAAAAAAAAAGATATTGCAATTGGAACAAAAGAGCTGATTTTAAACGATGGAATCAATAATATAACAATTTCTCAAATAGCAAAAGCTGCCAATATTGGCAAAGGTACAGTTTATGAATACTTTAAAAATAAAGATGAAATTGTTTTTGAATTAGTTGAGATTCTAATGCAAGAGCACAACAAACGAAAAGAAGCAAAACTTGCTTTACATGTAACCACAAGAGAAAAGGTGAAAAGCTTTTTCAGCTTTTTTTATACTGACGAAGATGAAGAACTGCGTGAAATATACAAACAGTTCACTGCTATTGCTCTAAGCAGCAGCAATGATGATATGGTCTCTTTTCAAACTGAGTGTTATATTTTATATGAGAAATGGATGGAAAGTATTATACAAGAAGGTATAGCAAATAATGAGTTAAAGCCTGAAGCAAAAGAACTTATAATGGGTATATTTGCTTTTGCGCAGGGTGCTTTTATTATGAGTGTCACAACAAGTGCCATCGCTAACTTAGAACAAAAAATAAATAATCAAATAGATATTTTATTTGATTTAATGGAGAAATAA